Proteins co-encoded in one Capsicum annuum cultivar UCD-10X-F1 chromosome 9, UCD10Xv1.1, whole genome shotgun sequence genomic window:
- the LOC124887333 gene encoding signal recognition particle 54 kDa protein, chloroplastic-like, producing MGGEVSELVYAKFGPTIILLAGLQGVWKTTVSVKLSLYLKKQGKSCRLIAGDVYRPAAVDQLIIFGKQGNRLMCLFMQQDQM from the exons ATGGGTGGAGAAGTTTCTGAACTGGTTTATGCTAAATTTGGACCCACCATAATACTATTGGCCGGTTTACAAGGTGTTTGGAAGACAACTGTTAGCGTAAAGTTATCTTTATATCTAAAAAAGCAG GGTAAAAGTTGCAGGCTGATTGCTGGAGACGTGTACAGACCTGCTGCTGTTGACCAACTCATTATTTTTGGTAAACAG GGGAACAGGTTGATGTGCCTGTTTATGCAGCAAGATCAGATGTAA